CGTTGTGTTAGTATTCAGCGTAAAAATGGTCGGAGTAGAGCATATACCTTGTGGTACCAACCGACCGTGGTTTAGTCTGCTCTCCATTCATGGCGAGGCTGTCAAAGTAGCAATTGTCGGCTTCTGCTCCAAGTTGTTAAATCGCTGCCTCGCTCGCGAGTGGGAGAAACGGCCATTTGCAACCGTCCGAGCACCTTCCGCGTCCTTCTTTCTACCGTCAATATAAATTGCGGGTTCGAGCTCTGAGTTCCGGCAAGAGTCATCTCCCTCATGGAGCGTCTTGGGCTTGACTTGTCTTTGGCGATGATCGTCTCTTCAATGAATCTCTTCGGCAACGGCATGGCCGTTTGTGCCTTCCGTGAGGTCGAAATCCTTCCACGTACTTGCAGTAAGGAAAGAATCCTGGGCTCCGCCCACCAACTTCCTTCCATACCATATTCGGAGGCGAATACGATGGTTCGACTTCGTACTAACCGAAGGTGTTTGCCCTGCTGAGCGTCACCATCGCTTCAAGCCAGGCACATACATCGCAACGCTGACCTCGTACCGGCCGAAAGGCTTTGCCCTGCTGAGCATCGCAATCGCTCCAAGCACATACACTGCTGTATTCTGTAAGATACGGGGCGTTCAATCGCTGTGCTGCCTTTGTACAGCGCACTGGGGCCCTAAAGTCAGCGGAGGCCCCAGAGGCTCTCGATACTATGTAACCGAGAGCTGTAGGTAGCATAAGTATCGAGAGCCGTGAGCTTCACTTCTACGACCATCCCTCCGGCTCCTTCATCCAGCAAGCTGCCGCTATCACTGCGACCGTCACCGAGGTTGGAAAGTGGGAGTACTACGACCGATTCTAACAAAGCTCGTTCGGCGTCGACTTCAAGCTCGTTGAGGTCTTTATTATCGTGATCTCTCAACCTTTAAAGACGAAGGATATTGTCAGTGTTGCACATATAAGTCTGACGTCCTAGAGATCGCTGCAAGGACACGCTGACTAACTGTTCTCTGTGTGCGTACTAGCACCACGCTTCATACGCAGAGACAGATCCATCCAAATCAAACTCCCAAACACATTGCCGACGAAACCGCGAGCCAATTCTACAGTGCTGGGCTCCAGACCCAAGCCAGTGCAGACGAGGCCGAAAGAGAATAGGAATGGCCACCTGGCACATCGAATAATGACCGGGGCGAGCTTTCTGTGGGAGAAAGTTACTGTTGTGAGTTTCCCTGTTGCACTTACGCCCAAAGCGATTGATATACTGACAGACAGTCTGCCATGCTCAGGCGTATGTTGCGAAACAGTCTACAAAGACCGCCGCTAGTGGAAAACGCGATGACGGCCAGCAGGCGGCAAAAGAAGTTGAGACGAAGTGGGGCAAGCAGCACGAGCGGCAGAAGCAGCAGAAGCGGCAGAAGCAGTACGGAACAAAAATACGCAGATTCAACCGAACCGATTGTGGGAGATCTCAACAGACTCTGGAGTTGAAATATTGACGGCAGAAGAGGGGATTCGGGATGTGGCCGGGCCATTGTAAACAAAGTAGGGGTCCCAGCAGTCGTCATACTCATCATCGTCTGCGGTCTCGAGGGAGCTCGCGTGCTGAGTACAAGGCTTGATGAAGCGACGAGGCTTCtcgtgctgctgttgctgctgctgctgtgctGTGGAAGAGCGGGCAACTTTGCCCGCAGGGCCAGCAAGGTTGCTGCCTCCGTTCTTGGAAACGACCATCTGTAGAGTCTTCTTCTCTCTCTGCTTGGTCTTCTGATCGACAGTCTGGTTGCTCTGCCCTTCACTTTCTCGCACATCCACACCCAGGAGAGGAAACATGAGCTCTGCTCACAACGTTGTTCTCGGGCACACATACGCAGTTCAGTACTACAATTATTCAGTctttgttagtatccctattatagggtagttagttcgaaccgtagttaacgaagagattaattaaactatataaatatctgcgtagtaaatataaaaaggaggttctaaccgtaggttaagctagctataataatcgtaaatagggcccctaattagcccctacgtagtcggctatataccgtagttaaattaaacttctgatctaatactaactttctcttttttttattaatttaactactacggttagaggtataattcgacctcgggcccgtttactaagtcgtctccttttcccccttttctctactctttttatataacctatccctttattcgtatagtgacttttttactacttacgaattactttaatcccttatttagtattacttttataaaggcgtctacgaggttatctttactattaatctaatagattttaagtatctcgcgcctttcgtacgattacctaagggctataatatcgattataagcctctttttttttattattcctaatttaataaagtattcgtatagcgaataagaatcggtataaataaccgttagaataagtaaaaggctaattcgattagtaatcttccttagcgttattaaaatcgtataaaagaggttaatattattaactatactataaacctctaatactagcatacttcttattacttacttacttttagttaataagtaatagattatattactatatataataaattcgctctcgcttatactcttattaactaggataataatataccctaattacgaaataaggtcgttattattcgtaaataacctatcgacgaagacgtagaacttactaattataaagttaatcgggtaataaataagaccttaattaagattcgtttactactacttaagctacttattaagtacctcgacgtctcgtttagttagatctatagcctacgctattttaatatagttaaaagtcgctttaagttaataaatactcgtaatatatacccctcgcgcgagcttagctttataccgctttttaacgttaattacgttcggattaacgaggttaatcttctcgccctaccccttttattaaaaaacgacggtttcttttttaattataaaaatcttattattaaatactaggggggtatttattataaggacctcttttagctttgctacgaagcccgctttttaaagctccttatcctctttctttataaagttaatatcggataggcctaatatatcgtcggtttatattttaataatcttaaattagtcactttcgtactccgtaactaataagtataggtcgtacgtaaaagtaactattaatagttaattaatataaaaatcgtagtaggtagcccactaataagtacccaattctacgagcctatataatagcttaagcactttaataatcgtactttctaagtacttactagccatttcctttagtaaataggctaggattttccttatgagccctgtggccgattaggtataggcctaggtaatattacggctctaaatctcgtatcccttcttccgtaataatactattaatactattattaatcgttagctatagcattatataataagcgattatataagtagcgttgcctttttaacgtcgctatacccctaaattacgtatctaaacttctcgtataactagggtattcctttccttttaatcttacgaactattcgtaatttaaatatacggaggtttatatatttttctaagttatataaggtaaatcaatagacccctcgatcgcaaagagtatttactttaataagatctaatcccttatacggctttttagtagttataattacgccttccttacgtagtttaactactagctcgaaatcggctttctcttttactatataaaaagtattaattacctcgtcgctagtaataaattgccgcgttagggcttaccgtcgtaaTTTTTTACGACGTTttgctagtagtattagtgcccttttaacaatttcctcttcctcgtcgtctattagtactactacgacgatttcgtcgaggataatttcctatacctctaccgcgggttatatagtttcccctagctcttcttctttttataaattagaaattaccttattaagatctatatagtacggtttaactattataattaatacttcgagtagctagtcgcgatctctcgtaactatataagagcgctcgttaacggaaattaacttatatagcctagcctactattaagtaatttcgcgctatacttatatatccgaatttagtaatatatttaaattatcccctatattaggcctattgcgcgtagtaattacttcgttaacttacttttttatatttacttcgcgtagtacttatattacttttttaactacttaggctcgttagcttatacctagtaacggtagtaaggctaaggtcgtttttaaatatactctaaatactaatagcgttagtataagtccgttaggccctatagtatcgttataatatttaagtactatctagaggcatttattattagtaaaatccggattttcttctttaataattctaaacgccctttttacttttctaatactatagtgcgctttaacgagtacgacttttagttatataccgtaggccgtcgcattatccttaaattatactaacttaaagctagtactagcgtcggttctaataccgtctagcggtccctaatatatatcgatctagcttttttataaggctacctatactatctttacttataaatcccagaggaattaccttacttagaaagatatagctatgtcgattatatataatactagttaactatttaaatagaaaatatcgacgacgatttcctagttaaaattaaacttattacgtaatttaaacttaaatctgcgtaggctctgcgcatttatctagtattagtaatatacttttattaactactctagcgcccctattttaatattattattacttaattactttaagaggttatatagcctcgtaactaacgggtacctaaatctctagtataatcttctaagcttactttttgttaagtaattaattaacttcgtatcgttaataagctttataaacgcatacccctatcgttatttaactacttcgaagtacttaccgctagagattctattcctcgtattattaaatataatacctagtcgatctatattttttagatataggagaaataggatattaataagtaaaatataaaaagttatcgttccgaagtacgtctttacttttactatacttagggcgacgatttccttacctaagccgaaactaatccttataatacctgccgttaacgtattaagtattactagcgcagtcttttatagcgcttagaattacccttttcctctaattaactattataataccctagtatctaggataatcttataaaaattgtctaggccgtactttttacttacgtagaatacttatacgagcttagtattcgagggatctaagtagtataaaaaggacccctctagctacccctagatttacttagtactatattccttttctttagatattaaaaaagatagcgtcttctccttaattattaaaaaaataggctttggccctattaaattcgcccttttagctacctctatatccgttatttaaaggaccttcccttattatttataaataaaagcctacttattaagagcttttactactctctatttatttagcctcgtatatcctctagaggctaacggggcaaaaaaagagtagttaatatcgttaatttcgttataatctaattcgttaatatagggggtaaaatcttccttattttttaaatctcttatagggggtatatactttaggccgctactttagctaccgttactaagttctatacccccggatctacccttatatataacgaggaattagttaaactaacgagggctagttttgccgtctattacccttaactttctatactatttatataatttagcacgctcttccttagagtaattacttaactaatatctatccttcttataaatataatattactttttctattaccctacttataaattaaatctctacttatttaacgaatttaggcctctttactagcaattattatatttagcctcttttcttttcttattatacgtttaattaacttaatattattaataagggccgtcgtacgcttagaaataggtttagcgcggtattcttattttaatattaaaactagatcttagcctcgagcaaAGCGTCttgtagtttttaagtacttagtatagggtaatttttatttttaatatatactaaactatagtataaagatatctaactttccgctcgtttatccccttatttaactaggttttcgctagcttatcgattcgatcgataagctcttcgaggatctctactcgcaatttaccctctattatcttagctataaatacgaaaaaaatcgctcgtagtttaaataggagctctaggttcttatcgtaagtctcgaagcggcttcggattacgttaattatattaaaaaagtcgttttaattaagattacgtaccgcttcgtagtaataattagaggctttacttataaatacgatattaattaccgaatagtactaatattccctaattttaacttttttatagtaattataaaacatcgttagggtttcttataaaaccttatacttccccccagagtataatttctcttttaagaagatctttttaaggtctataaattactttatattcgctactagatttttagtatttatatacgatccctacgttgctacgtactattagtaacttcgggtcgtttacctcctttcttattagctaatcggcgccgaattttatattaatagcggtaataagttataaatcgaaataggtaaaattatcgattatcgtatttctagtactatattttgccccggtatatccttttgcgacgatagatttccgttagtaattataaggaggaaatttgggtcgtttaccctttttct
This genomic interval from Colletotrichum lupini chromosome 11, complete sequence contains the following:
- a CDS encoding FHA domain-containing protein, encoding MFPLLGVDVRESEGQSNQTVDQKTKQREKKTLQMVVSKNGGSNLAGPAGKVARSSTAQQQQQQQHEKPRRFIKPCTQHASSLETADDDEYDDCWDPYFVYNGPATSRIPSSAVNISTPESVEISHNRLRDHDNKDLNELEVDAERALLESVVVLPLSNLGDGRSDSGSLLDEGAGGMVVENTAVYVLGAIAMLSRAKPFGRYEVSVAILAMNGEQTKPRSKLFVKDIGSLHGTYDPSLGLPLHTSKELTKGDILKFGIDIQPITDLSPPYTIHVHWIQRGESWTRPVDVYTNTLIVRVLPGGAIVIIILTDLLPKQLTGIRKPVVSSPSCTNKKTPERTHISAPCSSRDIHLAVEGNIVNYTRSGPAKYPDVAAGNARATDIPLDADTRTLHDHVLKSDLRGANDRMII